One window of Candidatus Mycobacterium wuenschmannii genomic DNA carries:
- a CDS encoding TetR/AcrR family transcriptional regulator, with amino-acid sequence MPNVVTSREAQRRQTRARVLDAAIVEFQRVGTSAADINAIVAAAGVARSTFYFHFPTKEHVLLELIARDEDFLAEKLSRFLDSRRELGAVLEEIIRLVVALEKQWGAALFRDVISLYFSPMRREDEKWSRHPTFVLLAAEIERSRVRGDLYDDVDAYHSAAFFLVGVYALLNSALETGAGRDEVMAKFVKSTLRSMQR; translated from the coding sequence GTGCCGAATGTGGTGACCAGTCGCGAGGCCCAGCGCCGCCAAACACGGGCGCGGGTGCTCGATGCGGCGATCGTGGAGTTCCAACGGGTCGGCACCAGCGCCGCCGACATCAACGCGATCGTTGCGGCCGCCGGGGTGGCGCGCAGCACCTTTTACTTCCATTTTCCAACCAAAGAACACGTGTTGCTGGAGTTGATCGCCCGCGACGAGGACTTCTTGGCCGAGAAGCTGAGCCGGTTTCTGGATTCCCGTCGCGAACTGGGAGCGGTCCTCGAGGAGATCATTCGGCTGGTTGTCGCTCTTGAAAAACAATGGGGTGCAGCACTTTTCCGCGACGTGATCAGCCTCTATTTCTCGCCGATGCGCCGTGAGGACGAAAAATGGTCCAGACATCCCACCTTCGTCCTGCTCGCGGCAGAGATCGAACGCTCACGCGTGCGCGGCGACCTCTACGACGATGTCGACGCGTACCACAGCGCCGCGTTCTTTCTCGTAGGTGTGTACGCACTGCTGAACAGCGCGCTGGAAACCGGCGCCGGACGCGACGAAGTGATGGCGAAATTCGTGAAGAGCACGCTACGCAGCATGCAGCGCTGA
- a CDS encoding nuclear transport factor 2 family protein, whose product MFSGPVEDRLGIRERFDAYSDAVTRQDLDDYLACWTDDGTRLGEGGECQGIEALRAHWHGIWKVLSQMVFITQVGAIEVDGAAATARSYCLETLRFRDSATHQLVGAYDDELRRVDGAWRFSVRRYRVLEAGAAHRS is encoded by the coding sequence GTGTTCAGCGGCCCGGTCGAAGATCGCCTCGGCATCCGCGAACGCTTCGATGCCTACAGCGATGCGGTCACCCGTCAAGATCTCGACGACTACCTGGCCTGCTGGACTGACGACGGCACCCGCCTCGGCGAAGGCGGCGAGTGCCAGGGCATCGAAGCGCTGCGCGCGCATTGGCACGGAATCTGGAAAGTGTTGTCGCAGATGGTGTTCATTACGCAAGTTGGCGCCATTGAGGTGGACGGTGCGGCCGCGACGGCGCGATCGTACTGCCTGGAGACGTTGCGATTCCGCGATAGCGCCACCCATCAGCTTGTCGGCGCGTACGACGACGAACTGCGACGCGTCGACGGCGCGTGGAGATTCAGTGTGCGCCGCTACCGAGTGCTGGAGGCAGGCGCAGCGCACAGATCGTGA
- a CDS encoding acyl-CoA dehydrogenase family protein → MRRDLFTEDHEAFRELARDFIEKEVVPAYPEWEKGGRMPRDVFKKMGALGMLGMAIPEEHGGGGMPDYRYNVVLQEEAAKALVTLSTVRTQLEVILPYFLHYANEEQRKRWFPGLADGTLLTAVAMTEPGTGSDLAGMRTNAVRDGDQWIINGAKTFITGGMQADLVIVVARTATDPDNRRKGLTLFVVEDGMAGFTRGRELEKMGCKVQDTAELSFVDVRVPAENVLGEEGEAFGYLGHNLPQERLTVAVGSVAQARSAIAAAIDYTKDRKAFGQPVASFQNTKFEMAACSTEVEAGQAMLDRAVALHVEGELSAADAARVKLFCTEMQARVVDRCLQLFGGYGYMMEYPIARLYTDARVARIYAGTSEVMKVIIAKSLGL, encoded by the coding sequence ATGCGTAGAGATCTCTTCACCGAGGACCACGAGGCGTTTCGCGAACTGGCTCGCGACTTCATCGAGAAGGAGGTCGTGCCCGCCTATCCCGAGTGGGAGAAGGGCGGGCGGATGCCACGCGACGTCTTCAAGAAGATGGGCGCGCTCGGGATGCTCGGGATGGCGATTCCCGAAGAGCACGGCGGCGGCGGAATGCCCGACTACCGCTACAACGTCGTCCTGCAGGAGGAGGCCGCCAAAGCCCTGGTGACGCTGTCGACGGTCCGGACCCAACTCGAGGTGATCCTGCCGTACTTCCTGCACTACGCGAACGAGGAGCAACGCAAGCGCTGGTTCCCGGGTCTCGCCGACGGCACACTGCTGACGGCGGTCGCGATGACCGAGCCGGGCACCGGGTCGGACCTGGCCGGTATGCGGACCAACGCCGTCCGGGACGGCGACCAGTGGATCATCAACGGCGCCAAGACATTCATCACCGGCGGGATGCAGGCCGATCTGGTCATCGTGGTGGCCCGCACGGCGACCGACCCCGACAATCGGCGTAAAGGCCTGACGCTGTTCGTCGTCGAGGACGGAATGGCGGGCTTCACCCGCGGCCGCGAACTGGAGAAGATGGGCTGCAAGGTGCAGGACACCGCGGAACTCTCCTTCGTCGACGTACGGGTTCCCGCCGAGAACGTGCTGGGCGAGGAGGGCGAGGCGTTCGGCTATCTGGGGCACAACCTGCCGCAGGAGCGGCTCACCGTCGCGGTGGGATCGGTGGCGCAGGCCCGCTCGGCAATTGCCGCGGCGATCGATTACACCAAGGACCGCAAGGCATTCGGCCAACCGGTCGCATCGTTCCAGAACACCAAGTTCGAAATGGCCGCGTGCTCAACCGAAGTGGAAGCCGGTCAGGCGATGCTGGATCGCGCCGTCGCGTTACACGTCGAGGGTGAGTTGTCGGCCGCCGACGCCGCCCGGGTGAAGTTGTTCTGCACCGAGATGCAGGCCAGGGTGGTGGATCGCTGCCTGCAGCTGTTCGGCGGCTACGGCTACATGATGGAGTATCCGATCGCCCGGCTGTACACCGACGCCAGGGTGGCACGCATCTACGCCGGCACCAGCGAAGTGATGAAGGTGATCATCGCGAAGTCACTCGGGCTGTAG
- a CDS encoding thiolase family protein, with protein MRETVIVEAVRTPVGKRNGGLSAMHAADLSAVVLNELVERTGINPNLVDDVVWGCVSQVGDQSSNIGRWAVLAAGWPEHIPGTTINRACGSSQQALDFAAQAVMSGQQDIVVAGGVEVMSRVPLGSARATGQPYGPKVLARYDDFSFNQGISAEMIAKKWELSRTQLDEYSALSHERAAAAQDNGAFTGQIAPVFVDDTAVTQDEGIRRGTSVEKLAGLKPAFDEAGVIHAGNSSQISDGAAALLITTSDIAVELGLTPLVRYTAGAVTGSDPILMLTGPIPATQKVLAKAGVSISEIGAFEVNEAFAPVPLAWLAETGADPKAMNPLGGAIALGHPLGASGAVLMTRLAHHMRDNGIRYGLQTMCEGGGTANATIVELAA; from the coding sequence ATGCGTGAAACAGTCATCGTCGAGGCGGTCCGGACCCCCGTCGGCAAACGCAACGGCGGCCTGTCGGCCATGCACGCCGCCGACTTGTCAGCGGTCGTCCTCAACGAACTCGTGGAGCGCACCGGGATCAACCCGAACCTCGTCGACGATGTGGTGTGGGGCTGCGTTTCGCAGGTCGGCGACCAATCCAGCAACATCGGCCGGTGGGCTGTGCTGGCGGCCGGATGGCCCGAGCACATTCCGGGAACGACGATCAACCGGGCGTGCGGATCCAGTCAGCAGGCTCTTGATTTCGCCGCCCAGGCCGTGATGTCAGGTCAACAGGACATCGTGGTGGCCGGTGGCGTGGAGGTGATGAGTCGGGTGCCGCTCGGCTCGGCTCGGGCCACCGGGCAGCCGTATGGCCCCAAAGTGCTTGCCCGCTATGATGATTTCTCGTTCAACCAGGGCATCTCGGCCGAGATGATCGCCAAGAAGTGGGAACTGTCCCGCACCCAGCTCGACGAATACTCAGCCCTGTCGCACGAACGCGCCGCCGCCGCGCAGGACAACGGCGCGTTCACCGGACAGATCGCCCCGGTCTTCGTCGACGACACCGCCGTCACCCAGGACGAAGGAATCCGGCGCGGAACGTCGGTGGAGAAGCTGGCCGGTCTCAAGCCCGCGTTCGACGAGGCGGGTGTGATCCATGCCGGCAATTCGTCGCAAATCTCAGATGGCGCAGCGGCTTTGCTGATCACGACCTCCGACATTGCGGTGGAGCTCGGACTGACTCCGTTGGTGCGCTACACGGCCGGCGCGGTCACCGGCTCGGACCCGATCCTGATGCTGACCGGACCGATCCCCGCGACTCAGAAGGTGCTGGCCAAAGCCGGTGTGTCGATCTCCGAGATCGGTGCTTTCGAAGTCAACGAGGCGTTCGCACCGGTTCCGTTGGCGTGGCTCGCCGAAACGGGCGCGGACCCCAAGGCGATGAACCCGCTCGGCGGCGCCATCGCGCTCGGCCACCCACTGGGTGCGTCGGGCGCAGTGCTGATGACCCGCCTGGCGCATCACATGCGCGACAACGGAATCCGCTACGGATTACAGACCATGTGCGAGGGCGGCGGCACCGCCAATGCCACCATCGTCGAACTTGCTGCCTGA
- a CDS encoding enoyl-CoA hydratase/isomerase family protein, with amino-acid sequence MTDQPVLLCSDRDGVRTLTLNRPHRKNAINRELWITLAQALIDADKDAQVRAVVLTGAAGAFCSGADIGTPDDSHPVQKLQRLTDVALALHELSKPTIAKVNGVAVGAGWNLALGCDLVAATPESTFSQIFSKRGLSVDLGGSWLLPKIAGLQQAKRLVLLAETIDAAEAHALGLVTWTVAADEIDAFVDGIADRLAAGPPIALAYSKKLLNEGADRTLRDALANEARAQVGNFATVDSAEAYAAFAEKRDASFTGQWAVKRSEQKDA; translated from the coding sequence TTGACTGACCAGCCCGTACTGCTGTGCAGCGACCGTGACGGCGTCCGGACGCTCACGCTGAACCGGCCGCACCGCAAGAACGCGATCAACCGCGAGCTCTGGATCACGTTGGCGCAGGCGTTGATTGACGCCGACAAGGATGCCCAGGTGCGGGCGGTGGTGCTGACCGGCGCCGCGGGGGCCTTCTGCTCCGGTGCGGACATCGGAACGCCCGACGACAGCCACCCCGTCCAGAAGCTGCAACGCCTGACCGACGTCGCGCTGGCCTTGCACGAGCTGTCGAAGCCGACCATCGCGAAGGTCAACGGCGTGGCCGTCGGCGCGGGCTGGAACCTCGCGCTGGGCTGCGATCTGGTGGCCGCCACCCCGGAATCGACCTTCTCGCAGATCTTCTCCAAGCGCGGGCTATCGGTGGACCTCGGCGGCTCATGGCTGCTGCCGAAAATCGCGGGTCTGCAACAGGCCAAGCGGCTGGTGCTACTGGCCGAGACCATCGACGCCGCCGAGGCGCACGCCCTCGGGCTCGTCACCTGGACAGTTGCCGCCGACGAGATCGACGCCTTCGTCGACGGCATCGCCGACCGGTTGGCCGCGGGCCCGCCGATTGCGTTGGCGTACAGCAAGAAACTATTGAACGAGGGCGCCGACCGGACCCTGCGTGACGCCCTGGCCAACGAGGCCCGCGCGCAGGTCGGTAACTTCGCGACAGTCGACTCAGCCGAGGCGTATGCGGCCTTTGCGGAGAAACGTGACGCATCGTTCACGGGTCAGTGGGCGGTCAAGAGATCGGAGCAGAAGGATGCGTGA
- a CDS encoding CaiB/BaiF CoA transferase family protein produces the protein MPRRPLTGITVVALEQAVSAPMCTRVLADFGARVIKVENPKGGDFARYYDEVVNGLAAHFVWANRGKESVTLDLKTESGRAILHQLLDRADVLVSNLAPGAASRIGIGAAEMKQRHPNVVAVEIDGYGPGGPLSHKRAYDLLVQAESGACAITGYPDMPAKPGPPMADISTGLYSALSIVALLYSRDAQSTPAPHGNTVGLSLFDTMMEYMGYPLTYTQHSGIDQQPLGVGSPAVAPYGSYPTADGHTVVLGTTNDAEWQRLSRQIIQREDLADDPRLARNSGRCAHRAILDEAIGAWCARHDLDHIQKTADAANIGNSRYNVPSEVVVHPQLKARDRWRQVETPAGPIQALLPPPVIAEYAVPMGAVPGLGQHTDAVLTEFGIADIDGLREQGAIGPAYSVD, from the coding sequence ATGCCACGCCGGCCCCTGACGGGCATCACGGTGGTGGCTCTCGAGCAGGCGGTCTCTGCGCCGATGTGCACGCGGGTGCTCGCCGATTTCGGCGCCCGGGTTATCAAGGTCGAAAACCCCAAGGGCGGCGATTTCGCCCGCTACTACGACGAGGTCGTCAACGGCCTTGCCGCGCACTTTGTCTGGGCGAACCGCGGCAAGGAGTCGGTGACACTCGACCTGAAAACCGAATCCGGCCGCGCCATCCTGCACCAGTTGCTCGATCGCGCCGACGTGCTGGTGTCCAATCTCGCGCCGGGTGCGGCGTCGCGCATCGGCATCGGGGCCGCCGAGATGAAGCAGCGGCACCCGAACGTCGTCGCGGTCGAGATCGACGGTTACGGACCGGGAGGGCCGTTGTCGCACAAGCGCGCCTACGACCTGCTGGTGCAGGCCGAGTCCGGCGCCTGCGCGATCACCGGCTACCCGGACATGCCGGCCAAGCCGGGTCCGCCGATGGCCGACATCAGCACCGGGTTGTACTCGGCGCTGTCGATCGTGGCGCTGCTGTACTCGCGCGACGCCCAGTCGACACCGGCGCCGCATGGCAACACAGTCGGGCTCAGCCTCTTCGACACCATGATGGAGTACATGGGCTACCCGCTGACCTACACCCAGCACTCGGGCATCGACCAGCAACCGCTGGGCGTGGGCTCGCCCGCTGTGGCGCCCTACGGCTCCTATCCCACCGCGGACGGTCACACGGTCGTGCTGGGGACCACGAATGATGCTGAATGGCAACGGCTTTCCCGGCAGATCATCCAGCGTGAGGATCTGGCCGACGACCCGAGGCTGGCCCGCAACTCGGGCCGGTGTGCGCACCGCGCAATTCTGGACGAGGCCATCGGCGCGTGGTGCGCCCGGCACGACCTCGATCACATCCAGAAGACGGCGGATGCGGCCAACATCGGTAATTCGCGGTACAACGTCCCGAGCGAAGTCGTGGTGCATCCGCAACTCAAGGCCCGCGATCGCTGGCGGCAGGTCGAGACACCGGCCGGGCCCATCCAGGCGCTGCTGCCGCCGCCCGTCATCGCCGAGTACGCGGTGCCGATGGGCGCGGTGCCGGGACTGGGGCAGCACACGGATGCGGTGCTCACCGAATTCGGCATCGCCGACATCGACGGTCTGCGAGAACAGGGCGCCATCGGACCGGCGTACTCCGTTGACTGA
- a CDS encoding SDR family NAD(P)-dependent oxidoreductase has translation MPALFDLTGRSALVTGSGTGIGAAVAEALGAAGAAVLVSDVDANAASAVAERIRTSGGTAESTVLDVRDRSAAEAAAAQAAGLSGGVLNILINNAGVTAPGMFADLTDDSFYKVLDIHLMGAVHCAQAALKFLPTDGKGRIINVVSSAGITGTLGQVNYSAAKASIIGFTKSLAREQARNNILVNALAPLAATKMTETIRTNEKFAANMMNRIPLRRWAEPEEVAGAFVFLASDAASYITGQVLPVDGGMVM, from the coding sequence ATGCCAGCACTGTTCGACCTCACCGGCCGTTCAGCATTGGTCACCGGGTCGGGTACCGGAATCGGTGCGGCGGTCGCCGAGGCCTTGGGCGCGGCGGGTGCAGCGGTCCTCGTCAGCGACGTCGACGCAAACGCCGCTTCGGCTGTGGCCGAACGCATTCGCACCAGTGGCGGCACAGCCGAAAGCACCGTCCTCGACGTCCGTGACCGATCGGCCGCCGAAGCCGCCGCGGCGCAGGCCGCCGGGCTGTCGGGCGGCGTGCTGAACATCCTGATCAACAACGCCGGAGTGACCGCGCCCGGAATGTTCGCCGACCTCACCGACGACAGCTTCTACAAGGTGCTCGACATCCACTTGATGGGCGCGGTGCACTGCGCGCAGGCCGCGCTGAAATTCTTGCCCACCGACGGCAAGGGCCGCATCATCAACGTCGTCTCCTCGGCCGGCATCACCGGCACGCTGGGCCAGGTGAACTACTCGGCGGCCAAGGCCAGCATCATCGGCTTCACCAAGTCCTTGGCCCGCGAGCAGGCGCGCAACAATATTCTCGTCAATGCCCTTGCGCCGCTTGCCGCTACGAAGATGACCGAGACCATCCGCACCAACGAGAAGTTCGCGGCCAACATGATGAACCGCATTCCGCTGAGGCGCTGGGCCGAACCCGAGGAGGTCGCCGGCGCCTTCGTGTTCCTCGCCTCCGACGCCGCCTCCTACATCACCGGTCAGGTGTTGCCGGTGGACGGCGGCATGGTGATGTGA
- a CDS encoding acyl-CoA dehydrogenase family protein, translated as MSFELTDDQELIRKSVAELASKFDDQYWMEKDLAHEFPQEFYDAIASGGWLGMTIPEEYGGHGLGITEATLLLEEVSRSGAAMNGASAIHLTIFGMQPVVKHGSDELKARTLPRIVNGDLHVCFGVTEPGAGLDTSRITTFAKREGDNYRINGRKVWISKALESEKILLLTRTETPADLEKRGAKKTDGMTLFLTDLDRDHVDIRPIKKMGRNAVSSNEVFIDDLIVPVEDRVGDEGKGFKYILDGLNPERMLIAAEALGIGRVALEKAVKYGNERVVFNRPIGMNQGLQFPLADSLARLDAAELVLRKATWLYDNGKPCGREANTAKYLCADAGFGAADRALQLHGGMGYSEEYHVSRYFRESRLMKIAPVSQEMILNFLGEHVLGLPRSY; from the coding sequence ATGAGCTTCGAGCTGACCGATGACCAGGAGCTGATCCGCAAGTCGGTCGCCGAGCTGGCGTCGAAATTCGACGACCAGTACTGGATGGAAAAAGACCTCGCGCACGAGTTCCCACAGGAGTTCTACGACGCGATCGCCTCTGGTGGCTGGCTCGGCATGACCATCCCCGAGGAATACGGCGGCCACGGCCTCGGCATCACCGAGGCCACGCTGCTGCTCGAAGAGGTGTCACGCTCCGGTGCCGCGATGAACGGCGCCAGCGCCATTCACCTGACGATCTTCGGCATGCAGCCCGTCGTCAAGCACGGTTCCGACGAGCTGAAGGCCAGGACGTTGCCGCGCATCGTCAACGGCGATCTGCATGTGTGCTTCGGAGTCACCGAACCCGGCGCGGGACTGGACACCTCGCGCATCACGACGTTCGCCAAACGCGAGGGCGACAACTACCGGATCAACGGCCGCAAGGTCTGGATCTCCAAGGCGCTGGAGTCCGAGAAGATCCTGCTGCTGACCCGCACCGAGACGCCGGCCGACCTGGAGAAGCGCGGCGCCAAGAAGACCGACGGCATGACGTTGTTCCTCACCGACCTCGATCGCGACCATGTCGACATCCGGCCGATCAAGAAGATGGGCCGCAACGCCGTCAGCTCCAACGAGGTGTTCATCGACGACCTGATCGTTCCGGTCGAGGATCGCGTCGGCGATGAGGGCAAGGGCTTCAAGTACATCCTCGACGGCCTCAACCCGGAACGGATGCTGATCGCCGCCGAAGCCCTGGGCATCGGTCGAGTGGCGCTGGAAAAGGCCGTCAAGTACGGCAACGAGCGCGTGGTGTTCAATCGCCCGATCGGGATGAACCAGGGCCTGCAGTTCCCGTTGGCCGACTCGCTGGCGCGCCTGGACGCCGCGGAACTGGTGCTACGCAAGGCCACCTGGCTTTATGACAACGGGAAACCCTGTGGGCGCGAAGCGAATACCGCCAAGTACCTGTGCGCCGATGCTGGATTCGGCGCAGCCGACCGGGCCCTGCAGCTGCACGGCGGGATGGGTTATTCCGAGGAGTACCACGTCTCGCGCTACTTCCGCGAGTCGCGCCTGATGAAGATCGCGCCCGTCAGCCAGGAGATGATTCTCAACTTCCTCGGCGAGCACGTGCTCGGATTGCCGAGGAGCTACTGA